A single genomic interval of Eurosta solidaginis isolate ZX-2024a chromosome 3, ASM4086904v1, whole genome shotgun sequence harbors:
- the LOC137244880 gene encoding uncharacterized protein has product MSSDEEIDNLFLSIMALYAKRRKLRQKRRWHARPINANRTHAGYHQKTFLRIKDRDESEFFAHTRISLPVYDTFLKLMAPSLTKFKQQIGVEERLSITLQYLAHGTPFKKIAWSHKIGKSTVRMIVLETCEAIWQTLSPIYLSEPTEQQYKDITTDFSQMWNMPNCVGAIDGKHVAIKCPPKSGSLFFNYKKFFSIVLLAACDAKYKFTAVSVGAYGSQSDGGIFHATKFGEDLLENRLPLPPDTPLLLSSQPFPHFFVGDCAFPLKNNLMKPYPGRNTTREQRIFNYRLSPARRVIENAFGILTARWRVLKTTMEFYPENAEKIVLACLVLHNFIMFHDSSRWYCPENYTDGEGASAEWRNELRTCGGPLRTVHSFRRRGRNSAYEYREYLTNYFMTDGTVAFQNHIE; this is encoded by the exons ATGAGCAGTGACGAAGAAATTGACAACTTGTTCCTCAGCATAATGGCGTTATATGCCAAAAGAAGGAAATTAAGACAAAAAAGACGATGGCATGCCCGCCCCATTAATGCTAATAGGACTCATGCCGGATATCACCAAAAAACTTTCTTAAGAATTAAGGATAGGGACGAAAGCGAGTTTTTTGCGCATACAAGAATTTCGCTGCCGGTTTATGACACTTTTTTAAAACTAATGGCTCCATCACTGACCAAATTCAAACAACAAATTGGTGTGGAAGAACGTTTATCCATTACACTTCA GTACTTGGCACATGGTACTCCTTTCAAAAAAATAGCTTGGAGCCACAAAATTGGAAAGAGCACTGTGAGGATGATTGTTTTGGAGACTTGCGAGGCTATCTGGCAAACGCTTTCCCCGATATATTTAAGTGAACCCACAGAGCAGCAATACAAAGATATAACCACTGACTTTTCCCAAATGTGGAACATGCCAAATTGTGTAGGTGCTATTGATGGAAAGCACGTTGCTATAAAATGCCCTCCGAAGTCAGGATCActgttttttaattataaaaagtttttcagCATCGTCTTGTTGGCAGCATGCGATGCTAAATACAAGTTTACCGCTGTAAGCGTAGGAGCTTATGGAAGTCAAAGCGATGGAGGCATTTTTCATGCAACAAAGTTTGGGGAAGATCTGTTGGAAAATCGATTACCACTTCCACCAGATACTCCTCTTCTATTATCGTCACAACCCTTTCCGCATTTCTTCGTTGGAGATTGTGCATTTCCCTTAAAAAACAATCTAATGAAACCATATCCGGGAAGGAATACGACAAGGGAACAGCGAATTTTTAATTACAGACTGTCGCCGGCCCGCCGCGTTATAGAAAACGCATTTGGGATTTTGACTGCGCGATGGAGAGTATTGAAAACTACGATGGAGTTTTATCCTGAAAATGCAGAAAAAATCGTACTCGCATGTTTAGTGCTGCATAATTTCATAATGTTCCACGATAGTAGTCGGTGGTATTGCCCAGAAAACTACACTGACGGAGAAGGGGCGAGTGCAGAATGGAGGAACGAACTAAGAACTTGTGGAGGTCCGCTGCGAACAGTACACTCATTTCGAAGAAGGGGTCGAAATAGTGCATACGAGTATCGGGAATACCTTACCAACTACTTTATGACCGATGGTACAGTAGCATTTCAAAATCACATCGAGTAA